A single window of Zea mays cultivar B73 chromosome 10, Zm-B73-REFERENCE-NAM-5.0, whole genome shotgun sequence DNA harbors:
- the LOC100282694 gene encoding CBF1 interacting corepressor: MGKNQAYKAMQRARLGSSSGAPGAADAPEDGMTDGSFHSPEWHAARLASLNKTHTLTWEEFKKKQKEEELKRGELEADKDKMMREYRAQLDAERAQKLANGRNHSRSNSKSSSSKKERKDKDAKKRSKKRRKHKSSSESSSSSSSESSSSDDEDRGSRKSRSRSRSKRTRKEKKSRSRSKRRGSESEEEGPVRLSKFFGK; this comes from the exons atggggaagaaccagGCGTACAAGGCGATGCAGCGGGCGCGGTTGGGGTCCTCGTCCGGCGCGCCGGGCGCCGCCGACGCCCCCGAAGACGGCATG ACGGAcggttcattccattctccagagTGGCATGCGGCGCGCCTGGCCAGCCTTAACAAGACGCACACCCTCACCTGGGAGGAGTTCAAGAAGAAGCAGAAG GAAGAGGAACTGAAAAGGGGCGAGCTGGAGGCTGACAAAGACAAAATGATGAGAGAGTATAGAGCTCAACTGGATGCTGAAAGAGCTCAAAAGCTAGCAAACGGAAGAAATCACTCAAGGTCAAACTCAAAATCATCATCTTCCAAGAAAG AGAGGAAGGATAAGGACGCAAAGAAAAGAAGTAAAAAGAGGAGAAAG CACAAAAGTTCATCAGAGTCAAGTTCCAGCTCATCTTCAGAATCTTCAAGCAGCGACGATGAGGATAGGGGTTCAAGGAAGTCCAGATCACGGTCGAGATCAAAGAGAacaaggaaggaaaagaagagccgGTCAAGGTCCAAGCGCAGAGGCAGTGAAAGCGAGGAGGAAGGCCCGGTACGCCTCTCTAAATTCTTCGGGAAGTAA